A genomic segment from Candidatus Viadribacter manganicus encodes:
- a CDS encoding TonB-dependent receptor plug domain-containing protein codes for MTKKNEQRSARRKSLLTGASVIAAAAATLGGAPAFAQDVQEEEAIVVTGSRLVRQDFEAISPITTVGSDQLELTATMTTDSLLNELPQVVPGNTRTSNNAGGEDFATVDLRGLNFTGNTTRTLVLVNGERVPASSTTGVVDLNTIPASLISRIEVVTGGASAVYGSDAVAGVINFVLKDDYEGGEVNVTYGAEMETGNVAEFEINGLVGGNFANGRGNLTTYASYYNRSGVFQSEYDYSRVSAAVCYDGAVEPSYFVCDSVSEAIANGWLASPNLPGGSGTPPWGTVSNNPGNAFGAVGGGLSVSLPGQFAAANTDCNPATAGVAVNSGNLSFNDAGQLTPLFGGGYCRIPERSAGSSRYSFAPDNYLILPGERVALTTNGHYDITDDITLSVLMNYSNVRTTNQLAPTPATGLTITLTPNMRNLIQANAPDLWTALQTRPNPYAPFTMSRRTNELGARVGYSENNAFYFMAGLDGSLGENWDWRLMASYGQSHFLQRLTGSANRSALLQGLAGCQSAEPGPDGVLNTADDTGGAIPGLRAGCVPLDIFGSNTLTAPMVNFLSTTTFSQTIVEENRIGGYLRGDLFELPAGPVAAVFGFEYRDQQLEFHVDNEQKQGNIFGFNALQDQEGSIDVYELYAEIAVPLISEAPFAHYLGLEAGFRRSNYSTVGNVDTYKIGGEWAPVEWLRFRAMFNEATRAPNVFELFQAGDQGFPSYVDPCNGAAPVAACAGAPGAANLPAGLYPFNQNNTQVQAFAFGNPNLTPETAETTTLGFVFQPDWFPVGDLRATVDWFDIDIADVVANRGANFWLLDCYANGNVLGGCARITRDGTGQVTAVNISRANFASLSTSGVDVQLEWSVPIGPGQLTINELYSTLDSFDFSGLELAGSTSAGINSAFPDNKSVLSVSYNVGDWTLFGRWTYTPGMDSSFLGPVGGFGFDVGTTPEASYFDLSARWNVTDNFTLTANIDNVADEYPPLTADGTFAQANTDVQVYRVLGRTLAISGRYRF; via the coding sequence ATGACAAAGAAAAACGAGCAGCGGTCAGCGCGCCGTAAGTCCTTGCTGACGGGGGCGTCTGTAATCGCGGCCGCTGCCGCCACTTTGGGCGGAGCGCCGGCATTTGCGCAGGACGTGCAAGAAGAGGAGGCGATTGTCGTCACCGGCTCGCGACTGGTGCGCCAGGATTTCGAAGCGATCAGCCCGATCACCACGGTTGGCTCTGATCAGCTTGAACTGACCGCAACGATGACGACCGACTCGCTGTTGAATGAGTTGCCGCAAGTTGTTCCCGGCAACACTCGCACCTCGAATAACGCGGGGGGCGAGGATTTCGCGACCGTCGATCTTCGTGGACTTAATTTCACCGGCAACACCACCCGGACGCTGGTGCTTGTAAATGGCGAACGTGTCCCTGCTTCATCGACGACGGGCGTGGTGGATCTGAACACGATCCCAGCGTCCCTGATTTCGCGGATCGAAGTTGTGACGGGCGGCGCGTCAGCCGTTTACGGCTCGGATGCGGTCGCTGGCGTTATCAATTTCGTCCTGAAGGACGATTATGAAGGCGGCGAGGTGAATGTCACTTACGGCGCCGAGATGGAAACCGGCAACGTTGCTGAGTTCGAAATCAATGGACTAGTTGGTGGCAACTTCGCCAACGGCCGGGGCAATCTCACCACCTATGCATCGTACTACAATCGCTCGGGTGTGTTCCAAAGCGAGTATGACTATTCGCGCGTTTCCGCCGCTGTTTGTTATGACGGAGCGGTGGAGCCGTCCTACTTCGTTTGCGATAGCGTGTCTGAGGCGATAGCCAATGGCTGGCTCGCATCACCCAATCTTCCAGGCGGATCGGGTACGCCGCCATGGGGCACGGTATCAAACAACCCGGGGAATGCTTTCGGCGCGGTTGGAGGCGGTTTGTCCGTATCGTTGCCTGGCCAATTTGCGGCGGCAAATACGGACTGCAACCCAGCAACCGCAGGTGTTGCGGTTAACTCAGGCAACCTGTCTTTCAATGATGCTGGACAGCTGACGCCTCTGTTTGGCGGGGGTTATTGCCGCATCCCAGAGCGATCCGCTGGCTCTTCTCGCTATAGCTTCGCGCCCGACAATTACCTGATACTTCCCGGCGAGCGCGTCGCTTTGACCACAAACGGACACTACGACATCACCGATGACATCACGCTATCGGTGCTGATGAACTACAGCAACGTGCGCACGACTAACCAGCTCGCGCCGACTCCGGCCACCGGGCTGACGATTACGCTGACGCCGAATATGCGGAATCTCATCCAGGCGAATGCACCCGACCTTTGGACGGCGTTGCAGACGCGCCCCAACCCCTATGCTCCATTCACCATGAGCCGGCGAACGAACGAACTTGGTGCTCGCGTCGGCTACAGTGAGAATAATGCCTTCTACTTTATGGCTGGCCTCGATGGGAGTTTGGGAGAGAACTGGGATTGGCGCCTGATGGCGTCCTACGGGCAAAGCCACTTCCTTCAGCGGTTGACCGGAAGCGCGAACAGGTCGGCGCTGCTTCAAGGGCTGGCTGGCTGTCAGTCTGCGGAGCCAGGTCCTGATGGCGTCCTGAACACGGCGGACGATACTGGCGGCGCCATTCCTGGTTTGCGCGCAGGTTGCGTACCGTTGGACATTTTCGGATCGAACACGCTCACCGCGCCGATGGTGAATTTCTTGAGCACCACGACGTTCTCGCAGACGATTGTGGAAGAAAACCGGATCGGCGGCTATTTGCGCGGTGATCTTTTCGAACTACCTGCTGGACCTGTGGCCGCCGTATTCGGTTTTGAATATCGTGATCAACAGCTGGAGTTCCACGTCGATAATGAGCAGAAGCAAGGCAACATCTTCGGCTTCAACGCGCTACAGGATCAGGAAGGCTCAATCGATGTGTACGAGCTCTACGCTGAGATTGCTGTTCCGCTGATCAGCGAGGCGCCGTTTGCTCACTATCTCGGACTTGAGGCAGGCTTCCGTCGTTCCAACTACTCAACGGTTGGGAATGTCGATACCTACAAGATCGGTGGCGAGTGGGCCCCGGTCGAGTGGCTCCGGTTCCGGGCCATGTTCAATGAAGCCACTCGGGCGCCGAACGTGTTCGAGTTGTTCCAAGCCGGCGATCAGGGCTTCCCGTCTTACGTTGATCCCTGCAACGGGGCAGCGCCAGTTGCGGCATGTGCTGGTGCGCCTGGCGCGGCGAATCTGCCGGCGGGCTTGTATCCGTTCAATCAGAACAACACTCAGGTTCAGGCGTTTGCGTTCGGGAATCCAAATCTCACCCCAGAGACTGCCGAAACGACAACGCTGGGCTTCGTGTTCCAGCCAGATTGGTTTCCGGTTGGCGATTTGCGTGCAACCGTCGATTGGTTTGACATCGACATCGCAGATGTTGTGGCGAACCGGGGCGCGAATTTCTGGCTGCTAGATTGCTACGCCAACGGGAACGTCCTAGGCGGCTGCGCGCGGATCACGCGCGATGGTACTGGCCAAGTCACTGCAGTCAACATTTCGCGCGCCAACTTTGCTTCGCTTTCAACCTCGGGCGTCGATGTGCAACTTGAGTGGTCGGTCCCGATTGGTCCAGGGCAGCTCACCATCAACGAACTCTATTCGACGTTGGACTCCTTCGACTTCTCAGGTCTCGAACTCGCGGGTTCCACATCGGCAGGCATCAACAGCGCCTTCCCGGACAACAAGTCGGTGTTGTCGGTCTCCTACAACGTCGGCGACTGGACGTTGTTTGGGCGCTGGACCTACACGCCGGGCATGGATTCATCTTTCCTCGGGCCGGTCGGCGGCTTCGGGTTCGATGTCGGGACAACACCGGAAGCGAGTTACTTTGATCTATCCGCGCGCTGGAACGTGACGGATAACTTCACGCTGACGGCTAACATTGACAACGTCGCCGACGAGTATCCTCCGCTGACGGCCGACGGAACCTTTGCGCAAGCGAACACGGACGTGCAGGTCTACCGGGTGCTTGGCCGTACCCTCGCTATTTCGGGCCGCTACCGGTTCTGA
- a CDS encoding glycosyltransferase: MSQSLYSDSAVAPEAIDAPLDVAERRHVAPRKQPWLFPAVFGAWILAVAYFGPRLLSLVSLADSGWGFASIAFFAVFAQIAWLYGFYNIAVVAFALIDRSKRREPAPVVTETPAVAILYTTCDDFVERSAESCVAQDYPNFHVYLLDDSSTLAARARVDAFAMRFPDRVTVVRRPNRQGFKAGNLNHALEKVAHEPLFAVVDADEVLPKNFLADMTPWLLSNDACGFVQANHRSRPDDESPFARDLGVGIDIHWKWYQPLRNRYGFVMFLGHGAVLRRTCWQEVGGFPEIVSEDLGYAIALRERGYYGRFVEDVVCQEEFPATVRAFRIRHVKWTRGTCEFLHQWMARLVRAKNITTTEKLDILFPTLNLPLTFFFFLFMINAALILPMALGVMRDLTIVVFGQEFVIPTIALRTGAERMAGLDFFAITMMTIIAPVLCFILSLASQPLKLVRFLAYSTAIYAALSPLSFIAVAGYALSRQAQFLVTGANAAAVDRRGQRGGVWEFLCRTHPDSGVVQAIEFGAGAGFLAAALMTFQVGFAGVAIGFMLLPLMHEGGWRRGAARVWVWAPFTLIATGVAMGSAGVMGLQPVLFGFGFHF, encoded by the coding sequence ATGTCGCAATCTTTGTACTCAGACAGCGCCGTCGCGCCGGAAGCGATCGACGCACCGCTAGACGTTGCTGAGCGACGCCATGTGGCGCCGCGTAAGCAGCCTTGGTTGTTTCCCGCGGTCTTTGGCGCGTGGATCTTGGCCGTAGCCTATTTCGGGCCACGTCTCCTGTCCTTGGTGAGCTTGGCCGATAGCGGCTGGGGCTTTGCGTCCATCGCCTTCTTCGCGGTCTTCGCGCAGATCGCGTGGCTCTATGGCTTCTACAACATTGCAGTGGTTGCGTTCGCCCTGATTGATCGCTCCAAGCGCCGCGAACCCGCCCCAGTTGTCACGGAGACGCCCGCAGTGGCGATCCTCTACACAACTTGCGACGACTTCGTGGAGCGAAGCGCGGAGTCCTGCGTTGCGCAGGATTACCCGAATTTCCACGTCTATCTTCTCGATGATAGCTCTACCTTAGCTGCACGCGCGCGCGTGGATGCCTTTGCGATGCGTTTCCCCGATCGCGTCACGGTCGTGCGCCGCCCAAACCGGCAAGGGTTTAAGGCAGGCAATCTCAATCACGCGCTGGAAAAGGTGGCGCACGAACCATTGTTCGCGGTCGTGGATGCGGACGAGGTGCTGCCCAAGAATTTCCTTGCGGATATGACGCCCTGGCTCTTGTCAAATGACGCGTGCGGCTTCGTCCAGGCCAATCACCGCAGCCGGCCAGACGACGAAAGCCCATTCGCGCGCGATCTCGGCGTGGGGATCGACATCCACTGGAAGTGGTACCAGCCACTGCGCAATCGCTACGGTTTCGTGATGTTTCTCGGGCACGGCGCAGTCTTGCGCCGAACATGCTGGCAGGAGGTTGGTGGATTTCCGGAGATTGTGAGCGAGGACCTGGGCTACGCCATCGCACTGCGCGAGCGAGGGTATTATGGAAGGTTCGTCGAAGACGTGGTCTGCCAAGAAGAATTTCCGGCCACCGTCCGCGCGTTTCGAATTCGCCATGTGAAATGGACGCGCGGCACCTGCGAGTTCTTGCATCAGTGGATGGCGCGTCTCGTGCGCGCCAAGAACATCACAACGACCGAGAAACTCGACATCCTGTTTCCAACGCTCAATTTGCCGCTCACGTTCTTTTTCTTCCTGTTCATGATCAACGCCGCGCTGATCCTGCCGATGGCGCTTGGGGTAATGCGAGATCTAACAATTGTTGTGTTCGGTCAGGAGTTTGTGATCCCCACAATAGCGCTACGAACTGGTGCCGAGCGCATGGCCGGTCTGGACTTTTTCGCCATCACCATGATGACGATTATCGCGCCGGTGCTCTGCTTCATCCTGAGTCTCGCTTCGCAGCCGCTTAAGCTGGTTCGGTTCTTGGCCTACTCGACGGCGATTTACGCGGCGCTCAGCCCGCTGTCGTTTATTGCAGTCGCGGGGTACGCGCTCTCGCGGCAAGCTCAGTTCCTGGTTACAGGCGCCAACGCCGCCGCCGTGGATCGGCGCGGTCAGCGCGGAGGCGTGTGGGAATTCCTTTGCCGCACGCATCCTGACTCCGGGGTGGTGCAAGCAATCGAATTTGGCGCTGGCGCAGGCTTCTTGGCGGCGGCGTTGATGACCTTCCAGGTCGGCTTTGCCGGCGTGGCTATAGGATTCATGCTCCTGCCGCTGATGCACGAAGGCGGCTGGCGGCGCGGCGCGGCTCGCGTCTGGGTTTGGGCGCCCTTCACGCTGATCGCCACTGGCGTCGCCATGGGAAGCGCCGGCGTGATGGGACTGCAGCCCGTCCTCTTCGGGTTCGGGTTCCACTTCTGA
- a CDS encoding winged helix-turn-helix domain-containing protein produces MAGKMATGGKSTAAYQVVKPAQLKAVVSPVRGTVYSMVAAFGPLSVREIAELIGAAPSSLYYHIERLIEVGLLVEAGARQIAKKPEQLYDVPSRRMRMTEAIKDPRNDRYLKAIVGSICKQANRDYARARSAPHCRITGASRNLRFARLIGRPDSATLAKVNEHLEAIAELLAESAEGDAGVVSFSWVLAPRGGGPKK; encoded by the coding sequence ATGGCGGGCAAGATGGCCACGGGAGGCAAATCGACGGCGGCCTACCAAGTCGTCAAACCCGCGCAGCTGAAGGCGGTAGTCTCGCCAGTTCGAGGCACGGTCTATTCGATGGTCGCGGCGTTTGGACCGCTTTCGGTGCGAGAGATCGCCGAACTTATCGGCGCCGCGCCATCATCGCTCTATTATCATATCGAGCGTCTTATCGAAGTAGGTCTGCTGGTTGAGGCGGGCGCGCGGCAGATCGCGAAGAAGCCCGAGCAGCTCTACGATGTTCCGTCCCGGCGGATGCGCATGACGGAGGCGATCAAAGATCCACGAAACGACCGGTACCTAAAGGCAATTGTTGGATCGATTTGCAAGCAGGCAAACCGTGACTACGCAAGGGCGCGAAGCGCGCCACATTGCCGTATCACCGGCGCAAGTAGAAATCTCCGATTCGCCAGACTGATTGGCCGTCCCGACTCCGCCACGCTTGCGAAGGTGAACGAGCACCTCGAGGCGATTGCCGAGTTGCTCGCTGAAAGCGCCGAAGGCGATGCTGGGGTCGTAAGCTTCAGTTGGGTCTTGGCGCCTCGCGGCGGCGGCCCAAAAAAATGA
- a CDS encoding histidine phosphatase family protein — translation MSPAGNEPALFLVRHGETEWNRAGRFQGSKDSPLTPRGREQARSAARTLATMVASEAPLRAYVSPLGRTRETASLISQYVKLDIHIEERVAEISLGCWDGMSMYEIDAEFPGALSGSKPHDWYFRSPDGESFEDAYARTTDWLREACTPAIVITHGLASRLIRGAYEQLSKQDMLLLPVPQDGFYQLKNGHSEFVQSA, via the coding sequence ATGAGCCCGGCAGGAAATGAGCCCGCACTGTTTTTGGTTCGTCATGGAGAAACCGAATGGAACAGAGCGGGTCGTTTCCAGGGGTCCAAAGATTCGCCGCTGACACCCCGTGGTCGCGAGCAAGCGCGATCGGCGGCAAGAACGCTCGCCACGATGGTTGCCAGCGAGGCGCCACTGCGTGCTTACGTTAGTCCGCTTGGCCGAACACGAGAGACGGCCTCGCTCATTTCTCAATATGTGAAACTAGACATCCACATCGAAGAGCGCGTGGCCGAAATTTCTCTCGGGTGTTGGGACGGAATGTCGATGTACGAAATCGACGCGGAGTTTCCGGGGGCGCTGAGCGGGAGCAAGCCTCACGATTGGTATTTTCGCTCGCCTGATGGAGAAAGCTTCGAAGACGCTTACGCGCGCACTACCGACTGGCTGCGGGAAGCATGCACTCCTGCCATCGTAATCACACATGGACTAGCCAGCAGGCTAATTCGCGGTGCTTACGAGCAACTATCAAAGCAGGACATGCTGCTGCTACCTGTGCCACAGGACGGGTTTTACCAATTGAAGAATGGCCACTCAGAGTTCGTTCAATCCGCTTGA
- a CDS encoding AraC family transcriptional regulator codes for MPECASPNAIGVSIVEQMFESAPNVIFAVKDEALRFIAANDAMVSLCCASQRQSLIGRRSGDFFTKEAQERYEALDRLVLRTGRPVRDVLDLTVRSRGSPVWVVISRYPIDDAATNVRGVACIGRLLDVGRRTGSYARVMTAIQHATAHFDAKIGVADLARQAGVSVIQLERDFAGVFGCTPHRYLTKIRLEAALLLLEGELPIAEVAQLCGYSDQSSFARRFKATTGFSPNQYRNSLGVRSSAAPLPPSRQPGPDKCTEKRGQRHG; via the coding sequence ATGCCAGAGTGCGCCTCCCCAAATGCGATTGGCGTTTCGATCGTTGAGCAGATGTTCGAATCTGCTCCTAACGTGATATTTGCCGTAAAAGACGAAGCCCTGCGCTTCATCGCAGCCAATGACGCCATGGTGTCCTTGTGCTGCGCGTCACAACGCCAATCTCTGATTGGACGCCGGTCCGGCGATTTTTTCACCAAGGAAGCACAAGAACGATACGAAGCCTTAGACAGGCTTGTCTTGAGAACCGGCCGCCCAGTGAGGGACGTTCTTGATCTTACTGTTCGCTCTCGAGGTAGTCCGGTCTGGGTGGTCATCAGCCGATACCCAATCGACGACGCTGCGACCAATGTTAGGGGCGTGGCCTGCATCGGTCGGTTGCTTGATGTTGGGAGGCGCACCGGCTCCTACGCTCGGGTTATGACCGCCATCCAACACGCAACGGCGCATTTCGATGCGAAAATCGGTGTTGCTGACCTGGCGCGCCAGGCGGGGGTTTCCGTCATTCAACTTGAACGAGACTTCGCCGGGGTATTTGGATGCACACCACATCGCTATCTCACCAAGATCCGGCTTGAGGCCGCTCTTCTCCTACTGGAGGGTGAGCTCCCGATTGCCGAAGTGGCCCAATTGTGCGGCTACAGCGATCAAAGTTCGTTCGCCCGGCGTTTCAAAGCGACGACAGGGTTTTCCCCCAACCAGTACAGAAACTCATTGGGCGTCCGCAGCTCCGCCGCGCCCCTCCCCCCCTCACGGCAACCCGGTCCGGACAAGTGCACCGAAAAACGCGGCCAGCGACATGGCTGA
- a CDS encoding winged helix-turn-helix domain-containing protein, with the protein MAKVSPSALPAGPFSIDLDRMRVTRGNATIALSGQPLQILVALVKAGGRVVTREELMLLLWPEASRIDTGRRLNTAVRALREALGDGADTPVFVETVRGRGYRWIDNNAPLKVRTWPAARPFAAAVLAMAASVLIGSTQFAATPASAVDRERLVDIAALANDQPDVAIVALDRLLQANPSYEAAQVLRAELALKAWRDQPSQARLQAARAAVRDAHSAFRQNAELAVIEAELAWAGGWDWRGAERMYRRALAASPSHVGARAGLSWLLLNAGREEEAFAEIVPLLTRAELEPSQRAQLGWFLLRLQRNDLAARMCAGDSRHLNMLSCRHTAMARLGDEEGARAAAAVLMQQLDASPRDLAAVRTAEARIGYSRFLVWCTEHFPVDDTQHFQRAQIAAAAGRLDEAMAQLDSAFAARDPALVKLRTTYEFAMLRHLPRFARMLHEIGPA; encoded by the coding sequence ATGGCAAAAGTGTCGCCGTCCGCGCTGCCTGCGGGGCCATTTTCGATCGATCTTGATCGCATGCGCGTCACGCGCGGGAATGCGACGATCGCGCTGAGCGGACAACCGCTACAGATTCTCGTGGCGCTGGTGAAAGCGGGCGGGCGTGTAGTGACGCGGGAGGAACTGATGCTCCTGCTTTGGCCTGAAGCGAGCCGGATCGATACAGGACGTAGGCTGAACACCGCCGTGCGCGCCCTGCGCGAAGCGCTCGGCGATGGGGCTGACACGCCGGTGTTCGTCGAGACGGTACGCGGGCGGGGCTATCGGTGGATTGACAATAATGCCCCATTGAAGGTGAGGACGTGGCCGGCGGCGCGGCCATTCGCGGCGGCGGTTCTGGCGATGGCCGCGAGTGTTCTTATCGGCTCGACTCAATTTGCTGCTACACCTGCCAGTGCGGTGGACCGGGAGCGCCTGGTGGATATCGCGGCGCTGGCTAATGACCAGCCGGACGTGGCAATCGTCGCGCTCGACCGCTTGCTCCAAGCGAACCCGAGTTATGAAGCGGCGCAAGTGCTGCGCGCTGAACTGGCGCTGAAGGCGTGGCGCGATCAACCAAGCCAAGCGCGGCTTCAGGCGGCGCGCGCGGCTGTCCGAGACGCGCATAGCGCCTTTCGCCAGAACGCCGAGCTCGCAGTGATCGAGGCCGAGTTGGCTTGGGCCGGCGGTTGGGATTGGCGCGGCGCCGAGCGCATGTACCGGCGCGCGCTGGCAGCGTCGCCGAGTCATGTTGGCGCTCGAGCAGGACTTTCGTGGCTGCTGTTGAACGCTGGCCGCGAGGAAGAGGCATTCGCCGAAATCGTCCCTCTTCTGACCCGCGCCGAACTTGAGCCGTCCCAGCGCGCGCAATTGGGATGGTTCCTCCTGCGCCTGCAACGCAACGACTTGGCTGCACGCATGTGCGCAGGCGATAGTCGACACCTTAACATGCTATCTTGCCGTCACACGGCAATGGCGCGTCTGGGCGACGAAGAGGGCGCGCGCGCTGCGGCGGCGGTGCTGATGCAGCAGCTCGACGCTAGCCCGCGTGACTTGGCCGCGGTGCGGACGGCAGAAGCGCGCATTGGCTACTCGCGCTTCCTCGTGTGGTGCACGGAACATTTTCCCGTTGATGACACCCAGCATTTCCAACGCGCGCAAATCGCCGCCGCCGCCGGCCGCTTGGACGAAGCGATGGCCCAGCTCGACAGCGCTTTTGCGGCGCGCGATCCGGCGCTCGTGAAGCTGCGCACGACATACGAATTTGCGATGCTTCGTCATTTGCCACGCTTTGCCAGAATGCTCCATGAGATTGGGCCGGCTTGA
- a CDS encoding MBL fold metallo-hydrolase — protein MRLFLIALSLLLASACAQTGLPTIGPLPTPADSVYGYQAERLSPGVHALNQGAQFHLQPRGNVGVIEQSDGIVLVDSGGSPAGAEQVIAFIRSISDKPVTAIVLTHWHGDHALGVSRLLQEWPRARVISTAPTREMLASPDADRFMPGDNAQANAGFMADIQDGANFLQQAAQDQNLHEADRAGFAQAAREYEQFGREMAVARRVAPTEIFDGSVTLPDRVHPIEVRFFGRANTSGDAIVWLPRQRIVFTGDVVVAPVPYGFNSYPSEWIGVLNQIKALNYAVLAPGHGQTMRDSVYLDHLIAMLSDVRTQVAPLAATDLTAEAASAQVNLDVARDELAGEDRWLRRWFRNYWKDPIVSSALREARGQPIVQGAE, from the coding sequence ATGCGCTTATTCCTCATCGCCCTCTCGTTACTTCTAGCCTCTGCTTGCGCCCAGACGGGGCTGCCAACAATTGGGCCGCTGCCTACCCCAGCTGATTCTGTGTACGGCTACCAAGCGGAACGCCTGTCGCCGGGCGTGCACGCGCTCAATCAAGGCGCCCAATTCCACCTTCAGCCCCGAGGTAATGTGGGCGTCATTGAACAGTCCGACGGTATCGTGCTTGTGGACAGCGGAGGGTCGCCAGCGGGGGCTGAGCAAGTGATCGCGTTCATCCGATCGATCTCTGACAAGCCCGTGACCGCAATCGTTCTTACGCACTGGCACGGAGACCACGCGTTAGGAGTGTCTCGGCTGTTGCAGGAGTGGCCTCGGGCGCGCGTGATCTCGACAGCGCCGACGCGCGAAATGTTGGCAAGTCCGGACGCTGACCGATTCATGCCCGGCGACAATGCACAGGCGAACGCCGGGTTCATGGCCGACATCCAAGACGGCGCGAACTTTCTTCAACAAGCCGCCCAGGACCAGAACCTACACGAAGCCGACCGCGCGGGCTTTGCGCAAGCGGCGCGGGAGTACGAGCAATTCGGGCGCGAAATGGCGGTGGCGCGGCGCGTTGCGCCCACGGAGATTTTTGACGGCAGTGTAACGCTGCCAGACCGCGTGCATCCTATCGAAGTCCGGTTCTTCGGCCGGGCCAACACGTCAGGAGATGCAATCGTCTGGCTGCCACGCCAGCGCATTGTGTTCACAGGCGATGTGGTGGTTGCCCCAGTTCCCTATGGCTTCAATTCATACCCGTCAGAGTGGATCGGGGTGCTGAACCAAATCAAGGCGCTTAACTATGCCGTGCTGGCGCCTGGCCACGGACAGACCATGCGCGATAGCGTCTATCTAGATCATTTGATCGCGATGCTCAGCGACGTGCGCACGCAAGTTGCGCCACTCGCGGCAACCGACCTGACGGCCGAGGCCGCCAGCGCACAAGTAAACCTCGATGTCGCGCGCGACGAACTCGCCGGAGAAGATCGCTGGCTGCGCCGCTGGTTCCGGAATTACTGGAAAGACCCGATTGTCTCCAGCGCCCTACGCGAAGCGCGCGGACAACCCATCGTGCAAGGCGCGGAGTAA
- a CDS encoding tetratricopeptide repeat protein, producing MLRTILMTLATFLLAAAPGASAQSRRADVNTIIARHIEARGGEAAIRALNSLVFDNGSYSEPGYTGSGDAVMMLMRPYLKLVGRPDRNPDFMEGYDGAAWEWYRDPGIVLRTTGDASEAARHYADVEGPFLDYAAKGSHVELIGEETIGNRRAYQVRLTMMDGYETDFFIDRRTYMIIASRHTASIHAFGTRVASETRFSDFRPVAGVLFPFRSSEVEIATGRELNAMQWGSIEANQDLPVQWFSPPRFERTPLQAFMEQMFNQRVDAPAVLWTYHNFRRTHPDIDTREAAEIIGFQILKMGQLDQAIALLERNAADNPDAADSAFGLGRAYATVGRTAEARREFNRALQIEPGHARATRALAALPPN from the coding sequence ATGCTGCGCACAATTCTTATGACGCTGGCGACATTCTTGCTGGCCGCTGCTCCAGGCGCGAGCGCGCAATCGCGCCGAGCCGATGTCAACACAATCATTGCCCGCCACATCGAAGCACGCGGAGGCGAGGCGGCAATCCGCGCCCTCAACTCATTGGTCTTCGATAACGGCTCTTACAGCGAACCCGGCTACACCGGGTCCGGCGACGCCGTCATGATGCTGATGCGCCCGTACCTGAAACTTGTCGGCCGCCCGGACCGCAACCCAGACTTCATGGAAGGCTATGACGGCGCCGCTTGGGAGTGGTACCGCGATCCAGGCATCGTCTTGCGCACGACCGGCGACGCCTCTGAAGCTGCGCGCCACTACGCCGATGTGGAAGGCCCGTTTCTCGACTACGCCGCAAAGGGCAGCCACGTGGAATTGATCGGCGAAGAAACCATTGGCAATCGCCGGGCGTACCAAGTGCGCCTCACCATGATGGACGGCTACGAAACGGACTTCTTCATAGACCGCCGCACCTATATGATCATCGCATCGCGCCACACGGCGTCCATCCACGCGTTCGGAACGCGGGTCGCCTCCGAAACGCGTTTCAGCGATTTCCGCCCTGTCGCGGGCGTGCTCTTCCCGTTCCGCAGTTCCGAGGTTGAAATCGCGACTGGCCGCGAACTTAACGCCATGCAATGGGGCTCAATCGAGGCCAATCAAGACCTACCGGTCCAGTGGTTCTCGCCGCCTCGGTTTGAGCGCACGCCGCTGCAGGCATTCATGGAGCAGATGTTCAATCAGCGCGTAGATGCGCCGGCGGTCTTGTGGACCTATCACAACTTCCGTCGCACCCATCCGGACATTGACACGCGCGAGGCCGCAGAAATCATCGGCTTTCAGATTCTGAAAATGGGGCAGCTCGACCAAGCTATCGCGCTGCTGGAGCGCAACGCTGCCGACAACCCGGATGCTGCGGACTCCGCCTTTGGCCTTGGGCGGGCCTATGCCACCGTCGGCCGCACGGCCGAGGCGCGACGCGAGTTCAATCGCGCTCTTCAAATCGAGCCCGGTCACGCCCGCGCCACCCGCGCGCTTGCCGCTCTCCCTCCCAACTAG